A genome region from Dickeya dadantii NCPPB 898 includes the following:
- a CDS encoding ABC transporter ATP-binding protein has product MEAACRIEDLKIIEKPDIHDNLEVLSREAAHRPLNLLVNLVDIFRGILTLLSLSLVLASVVWWFPLAFLLPLIPITFTVALSQIDIFRALLGKGTAARLIRYYLAVLLDVKLAKEVRIFRSASFFFTKHTQAFEELENELNQVRRKQLLRPQPWNLLYLASILGVMYWFVEYLQAGKISVGGLLGTIQSISFFGLSCQWMVYSFANIGVCFSFFARLRELESVAQENSNPLSEIPPLNEIKFENVSFSYENGHNVLSNINLTIHAGDHLSIVGENGAGKSTLIKLLCRLYHPTSGRITWNGIDVASIDIRTWHRCLSAIFQDFGHYNMTVQENVTFRNNMSTVEQQRFLQTCEQAQFPLEIPHDATSFLGKEYSGTELSGGQWQRLALARALFSDGELIILDEPTSAMDPRVETELFARFSELVRGRTSVMVTHRLSAVKNSSRIIVLKQGEIVESGTPTELEIKRGEYYALLNLQRSQYDSGDAQVAI; this is encoded by the coding sequence ATGGAGGCAGCCTGCCGCATTGAAGACCTGAAAATTATCGAGAAACCGGACATACACGATAATCTTGAGGTTCTTTCAAGAGAAGCTGCTCACCGTCCGCTGAACCTTCTGGTTAATCTTGTTGATATATTTCGCGGCATACTAACGCTGTTGTCTTTGTCTCTGGTACTGGCTTCAGTTGTCTGGTGGTTTCCTCTGGCATTTCTTCTGCCGCTTATCCCGATCACTTTTACTGTTGCGCTTTCACAAATCGATATTTTTCGGGCTCTGCTGGGAAAAGGTACCGCTGCTCGCCTGATAAGGTATTATCTGGCTGTTCTACTTGATGTGAAGCTAGCTAAAGAGGTCAGAATTTTCCGTTCAGCATCATTTTTTTTCACCAAACACACGCAGGCATTCGAAGAGCTGGAAAATGAACTAAATCAGGTCAGACGCAAACAATTACTCAGACCCCAGCCATGGAATCTTTTATATCTGGCATCTATCCTGGGTGTTATGTACTGGTTTGTTGAATACCTTCAGGCAGGCAAAATTTCTGTCGGAGGGTTACTGGGCACCATACAATCAATTTCTTTCTTTGGTTTATCTTGCCAGTGGATGGTGTATTCCTTTGCTAATATCGGCGTCTGTTTTAGTTTCTTTGCTCGACTGCGAGAACTTGAAAGCGTTGCGCAGGAGAACAGCAACCCCCTCTCTGAGATACCTCCTCTAAATGAAATCAAGTTTGAAAATGTTTCCTTTTCTTATGAAAACGGCCACAACGTTCTCAGCAATATTAATCTAACGATCCATGCTGGTGACCATCTTTCTATTGTTGGTGAAAATGGCGCAGGTAAATCAACACTGATTAAGCTGCTCTGCCGTTTGTACCACCCCACATCCGGTCGTATTACCTGGAACGGGATTGATGTTGCCAGCATTGATATAAGGACATGGCACCGTTGCCTTAGTGCTATTTTTCAAGATTTTGGTCATTACAATATGACGGTGCAGGAGAATGTTACGTTCAGGAACAACATGAGTACGGTCGAGCAACAACGCTTTTTACAGACTTGTGAACAGGCTCAGTTCCCGCTGGAGATCCCCCATGATGCAACCAGTTTCCTCGGGAAAGAATATTCCGGTACAGAACTTTCTGGTGGTCAGTGGCAGCGCCTTGCACTGGCCCGTGCTCTGTTTTCTGACGGGGAATTAATCATACTTGATGAACCAACCAGCGCAATGGATCCGCGAGTGGAAACCGAGTTATTTGCTCGCTTTTCTGAACTTGTCAGGGGAAGAACATCCGTAATGGTCACACACCGTCTGAGTGCCGTAAAAAACTCCTCGCGGATAATTGTATTAAAACAAGGCGAAATTGTTGAAAGTGGAACACCAACTGAACTGGAGATAAAGCGAGGTGAATATTATGCCCTGCTGAATTTGCAGCGAAGCCAGTACGATTCCGGAGACGCACAGGTTGCCATCTAA
- a CDS encoding multidrug effflux MFS transporter — protein MTQPQMRSKKIPELFFIAILSALMAFTSLSTDIYLPAMPIMGKDLQGDVELTITGFLIGFCIAQLIWGPLSDHWGRRVPLFIGMALFIVGSVGCALSTTISQIVFWRIFQALGACTGPMLARAMIRDLFSRVRAAQMLSTLIIIMAIAPIAGPLLGGQLINMTSWHSIFWLLAVIGLLMFISLYWLPETLPEDKRVKASLSSAFRNYYALLTNTAFMRFTLCLTSYYVAAYAFITGSAFVYITYFGVVPQHYGWLFALNIVGVVGMSIVNRRLVQRYPLERLLKFAVLIAAVASLVLAIGTKLNIGGIILIVVAVFIFFSMNGIIAATSTAAALDAVPNIAGSASALIGSLQYGSGIISSLLLALLGDGTPWTMAWIIALFTVISAVIALTTRVMKTGG, from the coding sequence ATGACTCAGCCTCAGATGCGATCGAAAAAAATCCCAGAGCTATTTTTTATTGCCATTCTCAGCGCCCTGATGGCGTTTACTTCTTTATCGACAGACATTTACCTGCCTGCCATGCCAATCATGGGAAAGGATTTACAAGGTGATGTGGAACTGACCATCACCGGCTTTTTAATCGGCTTTTGCATTGCACAGCTGATTTGGGGCCCACTAAGCGACCACTGGGGGCGTCGGGTGCCGCTGTTTATTGGTATGGCGCTGTTTATCGTCGGTTCCGTGGGTTGCGCGCTTTCTACTACTATTTCGCAAATTGTTTTCTGGCGTATTTTTCAGGCGCTGGGCGCGTGCACCGGGCCAATGCTGGCCCGCGCGATGATCCGCGATCTATTTAGCCGTGTCCGCGCTGCGCAAATGCTCTCTACGCTAATAATCATTATGGCGATTGCGCCGATTGCCGGTCCGCTGCTCGGCGGACAATTGATCAACATGACGTCATGGCACTCGATTTTTTGGTTGCTGGCGGTGATTGGTCTGCTCATGTTCATTTCATTATATTGGTTGCCTGAAACGTTACCTGAGGACAAACGAGTCAAGGCTTCTTTATCCAGCGCCTTTCGCAACTATTATGCACTGCTGACGAACACGGCTTTCATGCGCTTCACCTTATGCCTGACGTCCTATTATGTCGCGGCCTATGCGTTTATTACCGGATCAGCCTTTGTCTACATCACTTATTTCGGCGTCGTTCCACAACATTACGGTTGGTTATTTGCGCTGAATATCGTCGGCGTGGTGGGCATGAGCATCGTGAACCGCCGTCTGGTTCAACGCTACCCGCTTGAGAGGTTGCTTAAATTTGCCGTGCTGATCGCCGCCGTCGCCTCACTCGTTCTGGCGATAGGCACAAAACTCAACATCGGCGGAATTATTCTGATTGTGGTCGCGGTGTTTATTTTCTTTTCGATGAACGGCATCATCGCCGCCACATCGACAGCCGCTGCGCTTGATGCCGTGCCAAACATTGCCGGGTCCGCGTCGGCATTAATCGGCTCGCTACAGTACGGTAGCGGCATTATTTCCTCCCTGCTGCTTGCCCTGCTGGGGGATGGTACGCCGTGGACGATGGCCTGGATAATCGCCTTATTTACCGTAATCAGCGCGGTAATAGCGCTGACTACGCGAGTAATGAAAACGGGCGGTTAG